A genome region from Nocardiopsis exhalans includes the following:
- the lnt gene encoding apolipoprotein N-acyltransferase: MVAEQKGPEPAPSPDRPSPNTTAPESEARATVWSPLAPGYRWGRLDLLWRALAAVGAGLAQLFALPPYGLWWLGPISAALLLLAVGGTRMRRAAWLGALSGATLMVPLLKWQDFIGVDVWLAISAAETVYFLPMAMGLALVARLPCWPVWTAALWVAQEAVRARWPLGGFPWGKLAFAQPDTPFVGYAALGSSPLVTFAVALTGAMLVWTLLRAVAARGRARVILPAVGLAASAAIVLGGLVAPAIGRPAPQETVTVGMVQGNVPNVGEMSILGERMEVLQNHADGVHDLADAVRAGEYPEPDMVLLPENASDIDPFRDPVAEQTINDAAADIGVPLLWGMSRFNDDGSRYVQSVVWDPETGPGEHYDKRYLVPFGEYIPYRDFFTRFVSRLEHVSSDAVPGTEPGALDMAGTTLAVGICFDVAFDQPVRDSVAEGGQIIVIPTNNANYNFTGQSNQQLAITQLRAVEHGRPAVVVSTSGISAVVEPDGRVVYESPEAAPDIHVAELTAMEGPTVATRLGPAPEALIAALGLGAVIAAVVASRRTQARPEFGPPS, encoded by the coding sequence GTGGTTGCCGAGCAGAAGGGGCCGGAGCCCGCTCCGAGTCCCGACAGACCCTCGCCGAACACCACGGCGCCGGAGTCCGAGGCACGGGCCACAGTGTGGTCCCCCTTGGCCCCGGGGTACCGCTGGGGCCGTCTCGACCTCCTCTGGAGGGCTCTGGCCGCGGTCGGAGCGGGCCTGGCCCAGCTCTTCGCGCTCCCGCCGTACGGCCTGTGGTGGCTCGGCCCGATCAGCGCCGCGCTCCTGCTCCTGGCCGTCGGCGGGACGCGAATGCGCCGCGCCGCCTGGCTCGGCGCCCTGTCCGGCGCGACCCTCATGGTTCCGCTGCTGAAGTGGCAGGACTTCATCGGCGTCGACGTGTGGCTGGCCATCTCGGCCGCCGAGACCGTCTACTTCCTGCCCATGGCCATGGGCCTGGCCCTGGTCGCGCGCCTGCCCTGCTGGCCGGTGTGGACCGCCGCCCTGTGGGTGGCCCAGGAGGCCGTACGCGCCCGCTGGCCGCTCGGCGGCTTCCCCTGGGGCAAACTCGCCTTCGCCCAGCCGGACACGCCCTTCGTGGGCTACGCGGCTCTGGGGTCCTCTCCGCTGGTCACCTTCGCCGTCGCCCTCACCGGCGCCATGCTGGTGTGGACGCTCCTGCGTGCCGTGGCCGCGCGGGGACGCGCCAGAGTGATCCTCCCGGCCGTCGGCCTGGCCGCCAGCGCCGCGATCGTCCTGGGCGGCCTCGTGGCGCCCGCGATCGGCCGCCCCGCTCCGCAGGAGACCGTCACCGTCGGCATGGTCCAGGGCAACGTGCCCAACGTCGGCGAGATGTCCATCCTCGGCGAGCGCATGGAGGTGCTCCAGAACCACGCCGACGGCGTCCACGACCTCGCCGACGCGGTTCGCGCGGGCGAGTACCCCGAACCCGACATGGTGCTGCTGCCGGAGAACGCCAGCGACATCGACCCCTTCCGCGACCCCGTCGCCGAACAGACCATCAACGACGCCGCCGCGGACATCGGGGTGCCCCTGCTGTGGGGGATGAGCCGCTTCAACGACGACGGCAGCCGCTACGTCCAGAGTGTCGTCTGGGACCCCGAGACCGGGCCCGGCGAGCACTACGACAAGCGCTACCTCGTGCCGTTCGGCGAGTACATCCCCTACCGCGACTTCTTCACCCGGTTCGTCTCCCGGCTGGAGCATGTCAGCTCCGACGCCGTCCCCGGCACCGAGCCCGGCGCCCTGGACATGGCGGGCACCACCCTGGCCGTGGGCATCTGCTTCGACGTCGCCTTCGACCAGCCGGTGCGCGACTCCGTGGCCGAGGGCGGGCAGATCATCGTGATCCCCACCAACAACGCCAACTACAACTTCACCGGCCAGTCCAACCAGCAGCTGGCCATCACCCAGCTGCGCGCCGTCGAACACGGCCGCCCCGCCGTGGTGGTCTCCACCAGCGGGATCAGCGCCGTGGTCGAGCCCGACGGCCGGGTCGTCTACGAGTCACCCGAGGCCGCCCCCGACATCCACGTGGC